Proteins encoded within one genomic window of Pararhizobium capsulatum DSM 1112:
- the rpoH gene encoding RNA polymerase sigma factor RpoH, which translates to MARSTMPTITAEGGLNKYLDEIRKFPMLEPQEEYMLAKRYQEHDDRKAAHQLVTSHLRLVAKIAMGYRGYGLPIGEVVSEGNVGLMQAVKKFDPERGFRLATYAMWWIKASIQEYILRSWSLVKMGTTANQKRLFFNLRRLKGKIQALDDGDLKPEHVKQIATTLNVSEAEVISMNQRLSGDASLNAPIKASEGESGQWQDWLVDDHDSQEEMLIEQDELESRRALLATAMGVLNDRERRIFEARRLTEDPVTLEDLSTEFDISRERVRQIEVRAFEKVQGAVQKAALERAQQLRVIEDA; encoded by the coding sequence ATGGCCCGCAGTACGATGCCGACAATCACCGCGGAAGGTGGTCTCAACAAATATCTCGACGAAATTCGCAAATTTCCCATGCTCGAGCCGCAGGAAGAGTACATGCTCGCCAAGCGCTATCAGGAGCATGATGACCGCAAGGCGGCCCACCAACTCGTTACCAGCCACCTGCGTCTCGTCGCAAAGATTGCGATGGGCTATCGTGGGTATGGCTTGCCGATCGGTGAAGTTGTTTCCGAAGGCAATGTCGGACTGATGCAGGCCGTCAAGAAGTTTGACCCGGAGCGCGGCTTCCGCCTTGCCACCTACGCGATGTGGTGGATCAAGGCCTCGATCCAGGAGTATATCCTGCGGTCCTGGTCGCTGGTGAAGATGGGCACGACTGCCAACCAGAAGCGCCTGTTCTTCAACCTGCGCCGCTTGAAAGGCAAGATCCAGGCACTCGACGATGGTGATCTGAAGCCGGAGCATGTCAAGCAGATCGCCACGACCCTGAATGTTTCCGAGGCCGAAGTCATATCGATGAACCAGCGCCTCTCCGGCGATGCGTCGCTCAATGCGCCGATCAAGGCGAGCGAAGGCGAGAGCGGTCAATGGCAGGATTGGCTGGTCGACGATCATGACAGCCAGGAAGAAATGCTCATCGAGCAGGACGAACTGGAAAGCCGCCGCGCGCTCCTGGCAACGGCCATGGGCGTGCTGAACGATCGTGAACGCCGCATATTCGAAGCACGCCGCCTGACGGAAGATCCGGTAACGCTGGAAGATCTGTCGACCGAGTTCGATATCAGCCGCGAGCGCGTTCGTCAGATCGAAGTTCGCGCCTTCGAAAAGGTCCAGGGCGCCGTCCAGAAAGCTGCGCTTGAGCGCGCGCAGCAACTGCGCGTCATCGAAGACGCCTGA
- a CDS encoding adenylosuccinate synthase produces the protein MTNVVVVGSQWGDEGKGKIVDWLSERADIVVRFQGGHNAGHTLVIDGISYKLSLLPSGVVRPGKLAVIGNGVVIDPHALIAEIEKLDKQGVTITPDNLRVADNATLILSLHRELDGIREDAASNSGTKIGTTRRGIGPAYEDKVGRRAIRVMDLADLNTLPAKVDRLLTHHNALRRGLGEAEVSHEAIMQELSSIAARVLPFMDTVWLLLDRQRRKGARILFEGAQGTLLDIDHGTYPFVTSSNTVAGQAAAGSGMGPGALGYILGITKAYTTRVGEGPFPTELHDEIGQFLGEKGHEFGTVTGRKRRCGWFDAALVRQSVATNGITGIALTKLDVLDGLDELKICIGYTLDGVEIDHLPASQAQQAQAKPVYITLEGWKESTVGARSWADLPAQAIKYVRQVEELIGAPVALLSTSPERDDTILVTDPFED, from the coding sequence ATGACGAATGTCGTGGTGGTCGGCTCGCAGTGGGGCGATGAAGGCAAGGGCAAGATTGTCGATTGGCTGTCGGAACGCGCTGATATCGTCGTGCGCTTCCAGGGCGGCCATAACGCCGGTCATACGCTCGTCATCGACGGTATCAGCTACAAGCTCTCGCTTCTGCCTTCGGGTGTCGTTCGCCCCGGCAAGCTCGCCGTCATCGGCAATGGGGTCGTCATCGATCCGCATGCGCTGATTGCGGAAATAGAGAAGCTCGACAAGCAGGGCGTGACCATCACCCCGGACAATCTGCGCGTCGCCGACAACGCGACTCTCATTCTTTCGCTGCACCGCGAGCTTGACGGCATCCGCGAAGATGCTGCTTCCAACAGCGGCACCAAGATCGGCACGACCCGTCGCGGTATCGGCCCTGCCTATGAAGACAAGGTCGGCCGCCGCGCCATCCGCGTCATGGATCTGGCTGACCTCAATACGCTGCCGGCCAAGGTCGATCGGTTGCTGACGCACCACAACGCGCTGCGTCGCGGTCTCGGTGAGGCCGAAGTCAGCCACGAGGCGATCATGCAGGAGCTGTCCTCGATCGCTGCCCGCGTTCTGCCCTTCATGGATACCGTTTGGCTGCTGCTCGACCGTCAGCGCCGCAAGGGTGCCCGCATCCTGTTCGAAGGCGCGCAGGGTACGCTGCTCGACATCGACCATGGCACCTATCCGTTCGTGACGTCGTCCAACACGGTCGCCGGACAGGCTGCTGCCGGCTCCGGCATGGGTCCAGGCGCGCTCGGCTACATCCTCGGTATCACCAAGGCCTACACGACTCGTGTCGGCGAAGGCCCGTTCCCGACGGAACTGCATGACGAGATCGGCCAGTTCCTGGGTGAAAAGGGTCATGAGTTCGGTACTGTTACCGGCCGCAAGCGCCGTTGCGGCTGGTTCGACGCGGCGCTCGTGCGCCAGTCGGTCGCCACCAACGGCATCACCGGCATCGCCCTGACCAAACTCGATGTGCTCGATGGTCTCGACGAACTGAAGATCTGCATCGGCTATACGCTGGATGGCGTCGAAATCGATCACCTGCCGGCAAGCCAGGCCCAGCAGGCGCAGGCGAAGCCGGTCTACATCACTCTCGAAGGCTGGAAGGAATCGACGGTCGGCGCGCGCAGCTGGGCGGACCTCCCGGCGCAGGCGATCAAATATGTTCGTCAGGTTGAGGAGTTGATCGGCGCCCCTGTCGCTCTTCTTTCCACAAGCCCGGAGCGCGACGACACGATACTTGTGACAGACCCATTTGAAGACTAA
- a CDS encoding DMT family transporter: MNLQAYIILCITTAIWGGNSVAGKMAVGHVSPMTLTTSRWVIACLVLLVFAAPQVKRDMPAIAKNWLLLLGYGTVGFTAFNAFLYSALQYTSAINAVIEQAGIPMVIFLMNFALFRTAVSWAQIAGFTLTLFGVGLTASHGNPATLLSLQLNQGDALMMAAVLVYAGYTVALRWKPAIHWKSLIAVSAFGALLSSLPLLVWEIGQGNFIFPDTEGWMIVAYAGLLPSLVSQILYVRGVELIGPNRAGLFINTIPIFGMLLSILLIGETLETFHMIAMALVLVGIAVAERGRPKPAEAQAA, from the coding sequence ATGAACCTGCAGGCCTACATCATCCTGTGCATCACGACGGCCATATGGGGAGGCAATTCAGTGGCGGGCAAGATGGCGGTCGGCCACGTCAGCCCGATGACGCTGACCACCAGCCGCTGGGTGATCGCCTGTCTCGTGCTGCTGGTCTTTGCCGCCCCCCAGGTGAAGCGTGACATGCCGGCCATCGCCAAAAACTGGTTGCTGCTGCTCGGCTACGGCACTGTCGGCTTCACGGCGTTCAATGCATTTCTTTACTCGGCTCTGCAGTATACCAGCGCCATCAACGCGGTCATCGAGCAGGCCGGCATTCCGATGGTCATCTTCCTGATGAACTTCGCGCTGTTTCGCACCGCGGTTTCCTGGGCCCAGATTGCCGGCTTCACACTCACCCTTTTCGGCGTCGGGCTCACCGCTTCCCACGGCAATCCGGCCACCCTCCTTTCCCTGCAGCTCAATCAAGGGGATGCGCTTATGATGGCCGCCGTGCTCGTCTATGCCGGCTATACGGTAGCGCTCCGCTGGAAACCCGCAATCCATTGGAAAAGCCTGATTGCCGTTTCCGCCTTCGGTGCCCTCCTCAGCAGCCTGCCGCTTCTGGTTTGGGAAATCGGACAAGGAAACTTCATTTTCCCGGACACGGAGGGCTGGATGATCGTTGCCTATGCCGGATTGCTGCCGTCACTTGTGTCGCAGATACTCTATGTCCGCGGCGTCGAACTCATCGGGCCGAACCGGGCCGGGCTCTTCATCAACACGATCCCGATCTTCGGCATGCTGCTCTCGATCCTCCTGATCGGAGAAACGCTGGAAACCTTCCACATGATCGCCATGGCTCTTGTGCTTGTCGGCATTGCGGTGGCCGAACGCGGGAGGCCAAAGCCTGCCGAAGCACAAGCTGCTTGA
- the serA gene encoding phosphoglycerate dehydrogenase: MAPRVLVSDELSETAVQIFRDRGVEVDFQPQLGKDKDKLAEIIGNYDGLAIRSATKATEKLIAAATNLKVIGRAGIGVDNVDIPAASRRGIIVMNTPFGNSITTAEHAIALMFAVARQLPAADSSTQAGKWEKSKFMGVEITGKTLGVIGAGNIGGIVCKKAIGIGMHVLAYDPFLSAERAQEMGVTKVELDELLAKADFITLHVPMTDKTRGILGRENLAKTKPGVRIINCARGGLVDEAALADAIKSGHVAGAGFDVFEVEPAKESPLFGLPNVVCTPHLGASTTEAQENVALQVAEQMSDYLVKGAVSNAINMPSITAEEAPLLKPFIRLADVLGAFVGQVTESAIKEIEILYDGSTAGMNTKALTSAALAGLIRSQVADVNMVSAPIMIKEKGIILSEVKRDKSGVFDGYIKLTVTTANQTRSVAGTVFSDGKPRFIQIKDINLDADVGNHMIYVTNTDVPGMIGFIGMTLGNAGVNIANFQLGRKDAGSDAIALLYVDGPVSDEVLDKLRANDAIRQAKLLTFNVD; encoded by the coding sequence ATGGCACCTCGCGTTCTCGTATCCGACGAACTGTCGGAAACCGCTGTCCAGATCTTTCGCGATCGTGGCGTCGAAGTCGATTTCCAGCCGCAACTCGGCAAGGACAAGGACAAGCTTGCCGAAATCATCGGCAATTATGACGGCCTTGCCATCCGCTCCGCCACCAAGGCGACCGAAAAGCTGATCGCGGCCGCGACCAACCTCAAGGTTATCGGCCGCGCCGGCATCGGTGTTGATAACGTCGACATTCCGGCTGCATCGCGCCGCGGTATCATCGTCATGAACACGCCCTTCGGCAACTCGATCACGACGGCGGAACACGCCATTGCGCTGATGTTCGCCGTGGCCCGCCAGCTTCCCGCCGCCGACAGCTCCACCCAGGCCGGCAAGTGGGAAAAGTCGAAGTTCATGGGCGTCGAGATCACCGGCAAGACGCTCGGCGTCATCGGGGCCGGCAATATTGGCGGCATCGTCTGCAAGAAGGCGATCGGCATCGGCATGCATGTTCTGGCCTACGATCCCTTCCTGTCGGCCGAGCGCGCCCAGGAAATGGGCGTCACCAAGGTGGAGCTCGACGAACTGCTGGCCAAGGCCGATTTCATCACCCTGCACGTTCCGATGACCGACAAGACGCGCGGCATTCTCGGCCGTGAAAACCTTGCCAAGACCAAGCCGGGCGTGCGCATCATCAACTGCGCGCGCGGCGGTCTGGTCGACGAGGCGGCCCTTGCCGACGCGATCAAGTCCGGCCATGTCGCTGGTGCAGGCTTTGACGTCTTCGAGGTCGAGCCTGCCAAGGAAAGCCCGCTCTTCGGCCTGCCGAACGTTGTCTGCACGCCGCACCTCGGCGCTTCCACCACGGAAGCGCAGGAGAACGTGGCGCTGCAGGTTGCCGAGCAGATGTCGGATTACCTCGTCAAGGGTGCCGTCTCCAACGCGATCAACATGCCCTCAATCACGGCTGAGGAAGCTCCGCTTCTGAAGCCCTTCATCAGGCTTGCAGACGTGCTCGGCGCCTTTGTTGGCCAGGTCACGGAAAGCGCGATCAAGGAAATCGAGATCCTCTACGACGGTTCGACCGCCGGTATGAACACCAAGGCGCTGACCAGTGCGGCGCTCGCCGGCCTGATCCGCAGCCAGGTGGCCGACGTCAACATGGTTTCCGCGCCGATCATGATCAAGGAAAAGGGTATCATCCTCTCCGAGGTCAAGCGCGACAAGTCGGGCGTCTTCGATGGCTACATCAAGCTGACAGTGACCACCGCCAACCAGACACGGTCCGTTGCCGGTACCGTTTTCTCCGACGGCAAGCCGCGCTTCATCCAGATCAAGGACATCAACCTGGATGCCGATGTCGGTAACCACATGATCTACGTCACCAACACCGACGTTCCCGGCATGATCGGCTTCATCGGCATGACGCTGGGCAATGCCGGCGTCAACATCGCCAACTTCCAGCTCGGCCGCAAGGATGCGGGTTCGGATGCTATCGCGCTATTGTACGTCGATGGCCCGGTTTCTGATGAGGTTCTGGACAAGTTGCGTGCCAATGACGCCATCCGTCAGGCTAAGCTTCTGACCTTCAACGTCGATTGA
- a CDS encoding RluA family pseudouridine synthase — MNDPFKQAAANRKVLTANEDASGRMDAYLTEALEGEFSRNRIKALIEQGEVSVNGKTVTEPKKKVQPGDIFEIGLPEPEDPEPKGEDIPLDVLYEDDDLIVLVKPAGLVMHPGAGNWTGTLVNALIHHCGNSLSGIGGVKRPGIVHRLDKDTSGVMVVAKNDIAHRHLSDQFADHGRTGPLERAYYAIVWGRPRGLKGTIDAPLGRAGDRVKRAVKREDADDAREAITHYEVIERYLEKPDATSLASMVECHLETGRTHQIRVHMAHIGHPLIGDPDYGAAFRTKANLLPDNAKAVVNRFPRQALHAFMLAFEHPTTGETMRFEVPVPDDMQELIKALKGGLA; from the coding sequence ATGAACGACCCCTTTAAACAAGCGGCAGCCAATAGGAAAGTCCTGACGGCAAACGAGGACGCAAGCGGCCGCATGGATGCATACCTGACCGAGGCGCTGGAGGGCGAGTTTTCCCGCAACCGGATCAAGGCCCTCATCGAGCAGGGTGAGGTCAGCGTCAACGGCAAGACCGTCACGGAACCGAAAAAGAAGGTGCAGCCCGGCGACATCTTCGAGATCGGCCTACCGGAACCTGAGGATCCCGAGCCCAAGGGCGAGGACATCCCGCTCGACGTGCTTTACGAAGACGACGACCTGATCGTGCTCGTCAAACCTGCCGGCCTCGTCATGCACCCGGGCGCGGGCAACTGGACCGGCACGCTCGTCAATGCGCTGATCCACCATTGCGGCAACAGTCTTTCCGGCATCGGCGGCGTCAAGCGGCCGGGCATCGTCCACCGGCTCGACAAGGATACCAGCGGCGTGATGGTCGTTGCCAAGAACGATATCGCCCACCGCCACCTCTCCGACCAGTTCGCCGACCATGGCCGTACCGGACCGCTGGAGCGGGCCTACTATGCCATCGTCTGGGGACGTCCGCGCGGTCTGAAGGGCACGATCGACGCCCCGCTCGGCCGCGCCGGCGACCGCGTCAAGCGGGCAGTCAAGCGCGAGGACGCCGACGATGCACGGGAAGCCATCACCCATTACGAGGTGATCGAGCGCTATCTCGAAAAACCCGATGCAACCTCGCTGGCGTCCATGGTCGAATGCCATCTGGAAACCGGACGTACTCATCAGATCCGCGTCCATATGGCTCATATCGGCCACCCGCTGATCGGCGACCCGGATTATGGTGCCGCTTTCCGCACCAAAGCCAATCTCTTGCCGGACAATGCGAAAGCCGTCGTCAATCGCTTCCCGCGCCAGGCCCTTCACGCCTTCATGCTCGCCTTCGAGCACCCGACGACCGGGGAAACCATGCGCTTCGAGGTGCCGGTTCCCGACGACATGCAGGAACTTATCAAGGCGCTCAAAGGTGGCCTCGCCTGA
- a CDS encoding DUF2171 domain-containing protein, translating to MVDTTQIREHAEVISADGIHVGTVDRVEGDRIKLTRKDSGAGHEGHHHFIPLDLVTSVDDNRVRLSSNSTDVVGQEEEADRSSIH from the coding sequence ATGGTCGATACTACGCAGATCAGAGAACATGCCGAAGTCATCAGCGCCGACGGCATCCACGTCGGCACTGTCGATCGCGTCGAAGGCGATCGCATCAAGCTGACCCGCAAGGACAGTGGCGCCGGTCACGAAGGCCACCACCATTTCATCCCCCTGGATCTCGTCACCAGCGTCGATGACAATCGGGTGCGGCTGAGTTCGAACAGCACGGACGTGGTTGGTCAGGAAGAAGAAGCCGACCGCTCGTCTATCCACTGA
- a CDS encoding GNAT family N-acetyltransferase — translation MQAQRKFQWRQASPGDIDAILAIQAIAHADFPEDKAVLAERLALCPKGCFVLVDGDEVHGYLLSHPWKRCLPPPLNRPLGAVPDDADCWYLHDLALLPMTRGSGAGAGIVAKLMTLAHDEGYGFIGLVSVGGSRPFWRKQHFVVETNPMLAEKLASYGDGAAYMERKLP, via the coding sequence ATGCAGGCACAGCGGAAGTTTCAATGGCGGCAAGCGTCGCCGGGCGATATCGATGCGATCCTTGCCATCCAGGCCATCGCCCATGCCGATTTCCCCGAAGACAAGGCCGTGCTGGCCGAGCGGCTGGCGCTTTGTCCCAAGGGCTGTTTCGTCTTGGTTGATGGAGACGAAGTCCATGGCTATCTGCTGAGCCATCCTTGGAAACGTTGCCTGCCGCCGCCGCTCAATCGGCCGCTCGGCGCCGTTCCTGATGATGCCGACTGCTGGTATCTGCATGACCTGGCGCTGCTGCCGATGACGCGCGGATCCGGAGCGGGGGCAGGAATCGTCGCGAAACTCATGACGCTCGCTCACGATGAGGGATACGGCTTCATCGGACTGGTGTCTGTCGGTGGCTCACGCCCATTCTGGCGTAAGCAACATTTTGTCGTGGAGACCAATCCGATGCTGGCGGAAAAGCTCGCGAGCTATGGCGATGGGGCCGCCTACATGGAGCGGAAGCTTCCCTGA
- a CDS encoding outer membrane protein, giving the protein MQKYLIALAAAMLASTSASAADLLYEEPPPVVVPMGGWYLRGDIGMSNQGLGRLEHPLFDDVEIHDMADGGDFGSAPTAQFGVGYQFNDWLRADGIVQYRGKAEFSGADRYGHNEDDGVVWDGTNAYSGEKSEWLLMANAYVDIGEWYGVTPYVGAGIGASRNTISNFRDVNFPTRGLAYADGAENWDLAWALHAGIAFKASDRLTLDFGYSYLDLGDGKTAKIHTYDDSVTNTPMTFKNITSHDFKMGMRYALQ; this is encoded by the coding sequence ATGCAAAAGTATCTGATTGCCCTGGCGGCGGCTATGCTCGCAAGTACTTCCGCTTCGGCGGCAGACCTGCTTTATGAAGAACCCCCGCCGGTTGTTGTGCCAATGGGTGGCTGGTATCTCCGCGGCGACATTGGCATGAGCAATCAGGGCCTTGGCCGTCTGGAGCATCCGCTCTTCGACGATGTCGAAATTCATGACATGGCTGACGGTGGCGACTTCGGTAGTGCGCCCACGGCTCAGTTCGGTGTGGGTTATCAGTTCAACGACTGGCTGCGCGCCGACGGTATCGTTCAGTACCGCGGCAAGGCAGAGTTCAGCGGTGCTGACCGCTACGGCCACAACGAAGACGATGGCGTTGTCTGGGACGGTACCAACGCTTACAGCGGTGAAAAGTCTGAATGGCTATTGATGGCAAACGCTTACGTCGATATCGGCGAATGGTACGGCGTCACGCCTTACGTCGGTGCCGGTATCGGTGCTTCGCGCAACACGATTTCCAATTTCCGTGATGTCAATTTCCCCACACGCGGTCTCGCCTATGCGGACGGCGCTGAAAATTGGGATCTGGCCTGGGCGCTTCACGCCGGTATCGCCTTCAAGGCAAGCGATCGCCTGACGCTCGACTTCGGTTACAGCTACCTCGATCTTGGCGATGGCAAGACGGCCAAGATCCACACGTATGACGACTCTGTCACCAACACGCCGATGACGTTCAAGAACATCACGTCGCATGACTTCAAGATGGGTATGCGTTACGCGCTGCAATAG
- a CDS encoding TrmH family RNA methyltransferase — MDTPLQRIDDPADQRIAGFVSIRERDLTGRQGLFIAEGTVVLRMLAAAHKAGGGIAAEAILLLENRVDGLRGLLCEFPKEVPVYVASAAVFDAIAGFNMHRGVLALGRRAGVPSMDTLIGGLGPRSLVLAACGISNHDNMGSMFRNAAAFGVDAILFDETCCDPMYRKAIRVSVGSVLSVPYSREGSIEAMLAKLQGEGFVIWGLSPRGATELGDIAPAPRTALLMGTEGEGLPQSILSSIRTARIRQRPGLDSLNVATATGIALHQVATINGLV; from the coding sequence GTGGATACTCCTCTTCAACGCATCGATGATCCCGCAGATCAGCGCATCGCCGGTTTCGTTTCGATCCGCGAGCGCGATCTGACGGGGCGGCAAGGGCTGTTCATCGCTGAGGGTACGGTCGTCCTGCGCATGCTTGCAGCCGCGCACAAGGCGGGCGGCGGCATAGCCGCCGAGGCGATCCTGCTTCTTGAAAATCGCGTTGACGGGCTGCGGGGTCTGCTCTGCGAATTTCCGAAGGAAGTCCCGGTTTATGTTGCCAGTGCCGCTGTCTTCGATGCTATCGCCGGGTTCAACATGCACAGGGGTGTGCTGGCGCTTGGCCGACGTGCGGGTGTGCCTTCTATGGATACGCTGATCGGCGGCCTTGGCCCGCGTAGCCTCGTCCTTGCCGCGTGCGGCATTTCCAACCACGACAATATGGGCTCGATGTTCCGCAATGCTGCCGCGTTCGGGGTGGATGCGATCCTGTTCGACGAGACCTGCTGCGATCCGATGTATCGCAAGGCAATCCGCGTATCGGTCGGCTCGGTGCTTTCGGTACCTTACAGCCGCGAGGGTTCGATCGAGGCGATGCTGGCAAAGCTGCAGGGCGAAGGTTTTGTGATCTGGGGTCTGTCGCCCCGCGGCGCGACGGAGCTCGGTGATATCGCTCCTGCGCCGCGAACCGCGCTGCTGATGGGAACGGAAGGCGAGGGGCTTCCGCAATCGATCCTGTCGTCGATCCGTACGGCTCGCATTCGGCAGCGACCGGGATTGGACAGTCTCAACGTGGCAACTGCGACCGGGATAGCACTGCATCAGGTCGCAACGATCAACGGTCTCGTCTGA
- a CDS encoding outer membrane protein, which yields MAIAPGFTSSAHAADDLLDAPEVTISSAENATSGIYLRGDIGYAPWSSEGDPSLRFDAPAPAGLAGVTFDDARFGKPLSGSVGIGYQFNDMVRADFTTDYFKDRFEGRGESAAPCAGEGAGTSCGLNANADYRAIGLMANGYVDLGTLAGFTPYIGGGIGSTHLSWDSVSVSGVCIDGAGACAGGPATADDFNGENSWRFTYALMAGFSYDLSDRLKLDFGYRYSDITGGDIFRGTNLRGKDDGLSRHEFRAGLRFSLW from the coding sequence CTGGCCATCGCTCCTGGCTTTACATCGTCTGCTCATGCGGCCGACGACCTGCTCGATGCGCCCGAAGTCACGATCTCCTCTGCCGAAAACGCAACGAGCGGGATCTATCTGCGGGGTGATATCGGCTATGCGCCCTGGAGCAGCGAAGGCGACCCCTCACTTCGTTTCGATGCGCCGGCACCGGCCGGCCTTGCCGGTGTCACTTTCGATGACGCCCGCTTCGGCAAGCCGCTTTCGGGTAGTGTCGGCATCGGCTACCAGTTCAACGATATGGTCCGTGCCGATTTCACCACGGATTATTTCAAGGATCGGTTCGAGGGCAGGGGCGAAAGCGCTGCACCTTGTGCAGGCGAGGGGGCTGGCACCTCCTGTGGGCTGAATGCGAATGCGGACTACAGGGCGATCGGTCTGATGGCCAATGGCTATGTTGATCTTGGAACGCTTGCGGGCTTCACGCCCTATATCGGTGGCGGCATTGGTTCGACCCACCTGAGCTGGGACAGCGTCTCGGTGAGCGGTGTCTGCATTGACGGCGCCGGGGCTTGCGCCGGCGGGCCTGCGACGGCCGATGACTTCAATGGCGAAAACAGCTGGCGCTTCACCTATGCGCTCATGGCAGGGTTTTCCTATGATCTCAGCGACCGGTTGAAACTCGATTTTGGCTATCGCTATTCCGATATCACCGGCGGCGATATCTTCCGCGGCACAAATTTACGTGGCAAGGATGATGGCCTTAGCCGTCATGAATTCCGTGCGGGCTTGCGCTTCTCTCTCTGGTAG
- a CDS encoding phosphoserine transaminase, whose amino-acid sequence MAKTAKPDVRPQNTHFSSGPCSKRPGWTLDALSDAPLGRSHRAKVGKTKLQQAIDLTREILEVPADYRIGIVPASDTGALEMALWSLLGERGVDMLAWESFGAGWVTDVVKQLKLKDVRRIEAGYGELPDLTTVDFDRDVVFTWNGTTSGVRVPNADFIPADRKGLTICDATSAAFAQNLDFAKLDVVTFSWQKVLGGEGAHGVIILSPRAVERLLTYTPAWPLPKIFRMTSGGKLSEGIFKGETINTPSMLCVEDYIDALLWARKIGGLKALIARADANTKVITDFVAANDWIANLAVKPETASNTSVCLRIVDKDVEALDADGQAGFAKGVVTLLEKEGVAYDIGAYRDAPSGLRIWAGATIEAADMEKLMPWLSWAFETQKATLSQVAA is encoded by the coding sequence ATGGCGAAGACCGCAAAGCCGGACGTACGTCCGCAAAATACCCATTTTTCTTCTGGCCCTTGCTCGAAGCGCCCCGGTTGGACGCTCGATGCTCTCTCCGACGCGCCGCTTGGCCGTTCGCACCGTGCGAAAGTCGGAAAGACCAAGCTGCAGCAGGCCATAGATCTTACCCGTGAAATTCTGGAGGTGCCGGCGGATTACCGTATCGGCATCGTGCCCGCGTCCGATACTGGCGCTCTCGAAATGGCGCTCTGGTCGCTGCTCGGTGAGCGCGGCGTTGACATGCTGGCCTGGGAAAGCTTCGGCGCCGGCTGGGTGACTGATGTCGTGAAGCAGCTGAAGCTCAAGGACGTCCGCCGCATTGAAGCCGGTTACGGCGAGCTGCCGGACCTGACCACCGTCGATTTCGACCGTGATGTCGTCTTCACCTGGAACGGCACCACCTCTGGCGTCCGTGTTCCGAACGCCGATTTTATTCCGGCTGACCGCAAGGGCCTGACAATCTGCGACGCCACCTCGGCGGCTTTCGCGCAGAACCTCGATTTCGCCAAGCTCGATGTCGTTACCTTCTCCTGGCAGAAGGTTCTCGGCGGTGAGGGCGCCCATGGCGTCATCATCCTCTCGCCGCGTGCTGTCGAGCGTCTGCTTACCTACACCCCGGCCTGGCCGTTGCCAAAAATCTTCCGCATGACTTCGGGTGGCAAGCTCTCTGAAGGCATCTTCAAGGGCGAGACCATCAACACGCCCTCCATGCTCTGCGTCGAGGACTATATCGATGCACTGCTCTGGGCGCGGAAGATCGGCGGCCTCAAGGCGCTGATTGCGCGTGCGGATGCCAATACCAAGGTCATCACCGATTTCGTTGCCGCCAATGACTGGATCGCCAATCTGGCCGTGAAGCCGGAAACGGCCTCAAACACCTCAGTCTGCCTCCGGATCGTCGATAAGGACGTCGAAGCGCTGGATGCCGATGGCCAGGCTGGTTTTGCCAAGGGTGTCGTCACCCTCCTGGAAAAGGAAGGCGTCGCTTACGACATCGGCGCTTATCGCGATGCGCCTTCGGGCCTGCGCATCTGGGCCGGTGCGACCATCGAAGCTGCCGACATGGAAAAGCTCATGCCGTGGCTCTCCTGGGCTTTCGAGACCCAGAAGGCAACGCTTTCACAGGTTGCTGCCTGA